From the Flavimarina sp. Hel_I_48 genome, one window contains:
- a CDS encoding glycoside hydrolase family 32 protein, with product MRFRKFVLGLVTATFLTSGCKEKNNAEVVKTENNTTTTDSAYYQEKYRPQYHFSPEANWMNDPNGLVFYKDTYHLFYQYYPDDTKWGPMHWGHATSKNLRDWEHKPVALAPDSLGYIFSGSAVVDQNNSSGFGSAENPPMVAMFTYHNAEMAEAGREDYQTQGIAYSLDDGDTWEKYEGNPVVPNVDQGIDFRDPKIFWHEASQKWILLLVAGDHAQIYNSTDLKKWDFLSDFGQKRGAHGGVWECPDLFPLKVDGGEEKWVLLISINPGAPNGGSGTQYFVGEFDGKTFTSQQKEDKWIDWGRDNYAGVTFNNMPQDDRVFLGWMSNWNYGEQTPTEKWRSAMTLPRKLELKKDDGYFLTNYPVDAITQNLSYENFAAEKPVQLENKDLNQAHIEFELPENPSDFRIALSNASKDSVYVGYSKTQNQFYIDRIASGETDFSEKFADRIMTAPAQFIKKGPTSISLFTDQSSIEFFVDGGATAMTAQVFPKSPYTILNIQTEDVVKNLKLAPVPSIWKNQSTD from the coding sequence ATGCGCTTCCGTAAATTTGTTTTAGGCCTCGTAACCGCTACCTTTTTGACCTCTGGCTGCAAAGAAAAGAACAATGCAGAAGTTGTAAAAACCGAAAATAATACAACTACCACTGATAGTGCTTATTATCAGGAAAAATACAGGCCTCAGTATCATTTTTCGCCAGAAGCAAACTGGATGAACGATCCTAACGGACTCGTTTTTTACAAGGACACTTATCACTTATTTTATCAATATTATCCTGACGATACGAAGTGGGGGCCTATGCACTGGGGGCACGCTACAAGTAAAAATTTAAGGGATTGGGAACACAAACCAGTCGCACTCGCACCAGATTCCCTGGGATATATTTTCTCTGGAAGCGCGGTCGTGGATCAAAACAATTCTTCAGGTTTTGGCTCTGCCGAAAATCCGCCTATGGTGGCCATGTTCACCTATCACAATGCAGAAATGGCCGAAGCTGGCAGAGAGGACTACCAGACCCAGGGCATCGCCTATAGCCTGGATGATGGCGACACCTGGGAAAAATATGAAGGCAATCCCGTAGTGCCGAATGTGGATCAGGGTATTGACTTTCGGGATCCAAAGATATTCTGGCATGAGGCTTCCCAGAAATGGATACTTCTACTTGTTGCCGGTGATCACGCGCAGATCTATAATTCAACAGATCTCAAAAAATGGGATTTCCTGAGCGATTTTGGGCAAAAAAGAGGTGCGCATGGCGGCGTATGGGAATGTCCAGATCTTTTCCCCCTTAAAGTAGATGGTGGCGAAGAAAAATGGGTGCTGCTCATCAGTATAAATCCCGGCGCGCCTAATGGTGGCTCGGGTACGCAGTATTTTGTAGGTGAATTTGATGGGAAAACTTTTACCTCTCAACAAAAAGAGGATAAATGGATTGACTGGGGCCGCGACAATTATGCAGGAGTGACATTTAACAACATGCCACAGGATGACCGTGTTTTTCTGGGCTGGATGAGCAACTGGAATTACGGGGAACAAACACCTACGGAAAAATGGCGCAGTGCCATGACACTACCACGCAAGCTTGAACTTAAAAAAGATGATGGTTATTTCCTGACCAATTATCCTGTTGATGCCATCACCCAAAACCTCAGCTACGAAAATTTTGCAGCTGAAAAACCGGTACAGCTGGAAAATAAAGACCTCAATCAGGCACATATTGAATTTGAATTGCCAGAAAATCCATCAGATTTTAGGATTGCTTTATCAAATGCGTCAAAAGATTCCGTTTATGTGGGCTATTCAAAAACGCAAAATCAGTTTTATATCGACCGCATAGCTTCTGGGGAAACCGATTTTTCAGAGAAATTCGCTGATCGCATCATGACCGCGCCTGCTCAGTTTATAAAAAAGGGCCCAACTTCCATTTCCTTATTTACAGATCAATCTTCCATTGAATTTTTTGTGGATGGTGGTGCCACCGCGATGACTGCACAGGTTTTTCCGAAGAGTCCCTATACAATATTGAATATCCAAACGGAAGATGTCGTTAAAAACCTTAAACTTGCACCTGTTCCCAGTATTTGGAAAAACCAATCAACCGATTAA
- a CDS encoding LacI family DNA-binding transcriptional regulator translates to MRRKLTLKLIAQELDVSISTVSKALRDSPEISEETREKIKAYAKKYNYKPNNIALSLKNRKTNTIGVIIPQIVHHFFTTVIRGIEMTAREHNYNVIICLSNNDFDKEVLNMELLANGSTDGFILSVSKETMLKEDYHHLNEVIEQGMPVVMFDRVVEGIPCDRVLIDDKAGAKKGVMHLLKTGCRKIGILTSHDYNSVARLRTEGYMEALSDAGVAINEDLILKLDNIDECDDDCHEKIKQFIKKNDLDAIFTVNELFAVAAARYIQEEGKRIPDDISIICFTDGNLSQHFLPSLTTVSQHGEEMGRKAAEILIDKLQRDEENEESTTTYIDTSLIQRESTHTFKNR, encoded by the coding sequence ATGAGAAGAAAACTTACCTTAAAATTAATAGCTCAAGAACTGGATGTTTCAATTTCCACCGTTTCCAAAGCATTACGCGACAGTCCCGAAATTAGCGAAGAGACACGTGAAAAAATCAAGGCTTATGCTAAAAAGTACAACTACAAGCCGAATAATATAGCCCTAAGCCTTAAGAACAGGAAAACCAATACGATTGGGGTCATAATCCCCCAGATCGTGCACCACTTTTTTACTACGGTAATACGCGGTATAGAAATGACTGCCAGGGAGCACAATTACAATGTGATCATTTGCCTTTCCAACAACGATTTCGATAAAGAAGTCCTGAATATGGAACTCCTGGCCAATGGTAGTACTGATGGTTTTATACTTTCGGTATCCAAGGAAACCATGCTCAAGGAAGATTATCACCATTTAAACGAGGTGATAGAACAGGGCATGCCCGTGGTCATGTTTGATCGCGTCGTAGAAGGTATTCCCTGTGATCGTGTACTAATAGATGATAAGGCCGGCGCTAAAAAAGGAGTCATGCATTTGCTCAAAACGGGATGTCGTAAAATAGGAATCCTAACCTCACATGATTATAACAGTGTGGCGCGTTTGCGTACGGAAGGTTATATGGAGGCGCTTTCAGATGCCGGTGTGGCAATCAATGAAGATTTAATCCTAAAGTTGGATAATATTGATGAGTGCGATGATGATTGTCATGAGAAAATTAAGCAGTTTATAAAGAAAAACGATCTGGATGCCATATTTACGGTAAATGAACTTTTTGCGGTTGCTGCCGCCAGATATATTCAGGAAGAGGGTAAGCGTATTCCTGACGATATTTCCATAATTTGTTTTACAGATGGTAACCTGTCACAACATTTTTTGCCAAGTTTAACCACTGTAAGTCAGCACGGTGAGGAGATGGGGCGCAAAGCAGCCGAAATTTTAATCGATAAATTGCAGCGGGATGAGGAGAATGAAGAATCTACTACCACTTACATTGACACAAGCTTGATACAGCGGGAATCCACACATACATTTAAGAACAGATAA
- the pgmB gene encoding beta-phosphoglucomutase has protein sequence MSKKGIIFDLDGVIVNTAGFHYLAWKHLANDLGFDFTEEQNEDFKGVSRVRSLELLLEIGGKTATQEEKDKWLESKNEEYLSYIDGMSEEDILPGVKKVLDYLKKKNVPIALGSASKNAVPILKRVNLYPVFDATVDGTDVSKAKPDPEVFLIGAKELGIDAADTIVFEDSIAGVQAANIAGMVSIGIGDAEVLHEADYVFNDFTEIETQFLDQLLKN, from the coding sequence ATGAGTAAAAAAGGAATTATTTTTGACCTTGATGGGGTAATTGTAAATACTGCGGGCTTTCATTATTTAGCCTGGAAACACCTGGCAAATGATCTCGGTTTTGATTTTACCGAAGAGCAAAATGAAGATTTTAAAGGGGTTAGTAGGGTACGATCCCTTGAACTTTTGCTTGAAATAGGCGGTAAAACGGCAACTCAGGAAGAAAAAGATAAATGGCTGGAGTCCAAAAATGAAGAGTACCTCAGCTACATTGACGGTATGAGCGAAGAAGATATTTTGCCAGGAGTCAAGAAAGTCCTGGATTATCTGAAGAAAAAAAATGTACCCATAGCCTTAGGATCTGCAAGCAAAAATGCGGTGCCCATTTTAAAACGGGTCAATTTGTACCCTGTTTTTGACGCTACGGTAGATGGTACAGATGTCTCTAAAGCAAAACCTGATCCCGAAGTTTTTCTTATAGGTGCCAAAGAACTAGGCATAGATGCAGCAGATACAATAGTTTTTGAAGACAGCATTGCTGGTGTACAGGCAGCAAATATTGCCGGTATGGTGAGCATAGGTATTGGCGATGCCGAAGTTTTACACGAAGCCGATTATGTTTTCAACGATTTTACGGAAATAGAAACCCAATTTTTAGACCAACTTTTGAAAAATTAA
- a CDS encoding glycoside hydrolase family 65 protein, with translation MNQDYIIPSAWSILEEGFEKDRITSSESLMSIGNGAMGQRANFEEEYSGKTFQGSYIGGIYYPDKTRVGWWKNGYPEYFAKVINAPSWIGIKVVIDGEQLDLNTCSSVSNFRRELNMKEGWLSRSFNATLQNGVEIKVSAQRFLSMEHDEIGAIKYKVTPLNRDVTMSYEPYLDSGITNEDTNWDDKFWNTLSVSENGNRAYIMAHTMKTMFHVCTAMYNSFTVDGRPISLSLKTNKTDTYIGHIYETEIKEGEAFTIHKIAGYVTSFNHDKDTLKDEANKVLDTASALGYKALLEKQKEDWAAIWAMSDIVIDGDVKAQQGIRFNIMQLNQTYSGKDSRLNIGPKGFTGEKYGGSTYWDTEAYCIPFYMATKDQQVARNLLTYRYNHLEKAIENAEKLGFKNGAALYPMVTMNGEECHNEWEITFEEIHRNGAMIFAIYNYVRYTGDYSYIPEKGLEVLIAVARFWEQRATFSKKKDSYVILGVTGPNEYENNVNNNFYTNYLAKWCLDYALEHVQKVSADFSSDYKRILDKTNLKEDELKSWKAVADRMYFPYSEEKGVYLQQDNFLDKELITVADLDKNQRPINQKWSWDRILRSPYIKQADTLQCLYFFEDQFSEEELKKHFDFYEPFTVHESSLSPCVHSIQAAKLDRMEQAYTFYLRTSRLDLDDYNKEVHEGLHITSMAGTWMSVVEGFGGMRIKEDKLSFEPKMPEAWDGFSFKINFRGQILKVSVQKEKVGFSLDKGDNLDIIVNGKNVEVKAEGITEV, from the coding sequence ATGAACCAAGATTATATAATTCCCTCTGCCTGGTCAATCCTTGAAGAAGGATTTGAAAAAGACCGTATTACTTCATCAGAAAGCCTTATGAGCATAGGCAATGGCGCCATGGGTCAACGGGCAAATTTTGAAGAGGAATACAGCGGCAAAACATTTCAGGGAAGTTATATAGGTGGGATTTATTATCCTGACAAGACGCGTGTGGGCTGGTGGAAAAATGGATATCCTGAATATTTCGCAAAAGTCATCAATGCTCCCAGTTGGATAGGTATAAAAGTAGTTATTGATGGGGAGCAACTGGATCTCAATACCTGCTCCAGTGTTTCTAATTTCCGTAGGGAATTAAATATGAAAGAGGGATGGCTGAGCCGTAGCTTTAACGCTACCCTTCAAAATGGTGTGGAAATCAAGGTTTCTGCCCAGCGCTTTTTAAGTATGGAGCATGATGAAATAGGCGCCATCAAATATAAAGTTACACCGCTCAACCGCGATGTAACCATGAGTTATGAGCCTTATCTTGACAGTGGTATAACTAATGAGGATACAAATTGGGACGATAAGTTCTGGAATACGCTTTCTGTATCAGAAAACGGTAACCGCGCTTACATTATGGCGCATACCATGAAAACGATGTTTCATGTATGTACCGCGATGTACAATAGTTTTACAGTAGACGGTAGGCCCATATCGCTTTCGCTAAAAACAAATAAGACTGATACCTATATAGGTCATATATACGAAACCGAAATAAAAGAAGGTGAAGCTTTTACCATTCATAAAATTGCGGGTTATGTCACTTCTTTTAACCACGATAAAGACACTTTAAAAGACGAGGCCAATAAAGTTCTCGATACCGCAAGCGCATTGGGCTACAAAGCGCTTTTAGAAAAACAAAAAGAGGACTGGGCGGCGATCTGGGCCATGTCAGATATCGTGATTGACGGCGACGTTAAGGCACAACAGGGAATCCGTTTTAATATCATGCAGCTCAACCAAACGTATTCGGGTAAAGATTCCCGTTTGAACATTGGTCCGAAAGGATTTACAGGTGAAAAATATGGTGGTTCTACATATTGGGATACCGAAGCGTATTGTATTCCATTTTATATGGCGACCAAAGATCAACAAGTGGCCAGAAACTTATTGACCTACAGATATAATCACCTGGAAAAAGCGATAGAAAACGCCGAAAAACTCGGTTTTAAAAACGGTGCGGCTTTGTATCCAATGGTGACCATGAACGGTGAAGAATGCCACAATGAGTGGGAAATTACCTTTGAAGAAATACATCGTAATGGTGCTATGATATTCGCCATTTATAATTATGTGCGTTATACTGGCGATTACAGTTATATTCCAGAAAAAGGACTGGAAGTTCTTATTGCTGTTGCTCGTTTCTGGGAGCAAAGAGCTACCTTTTCAAAGAAAAAGGATAGTTATGTAATTCTGGGTGTTACCGGTCCCAATGAGTATGAAAATAATGTGAACAATAATTTCTATACAAATTATTTAGCCAAATGGTGTCTGGATTATGCGCTTGAACACGTTCAAAAAGTAAGTGCCGATTTTAGTTCAGATTACAAACGCATACTTGATAAAACCAATTTAAAAGAAGACGAACTCAAATCCTGGAAAGCCGTTGCTGACAGAATGTATTTCCCATATTCTGAAGAGAAGGGCGTGTATTTACAGCAGGATAATTTCCTTGACAAAGAATTGATTACCGTTGCTGATCTTGATAAAAATCAGCGCCCCATCAACCAGAAATGGTCCTGGGACCGTATTTTGCGTTCACCCTATATCAAGCAGGCAGATACCCTGCAATGTTTATACTTCTTTGAGGATCAATTTAGTGAAGAGGAACTCAAAAAGCATTTTGACTTTTATGAGCCGTTTACGGTACATGAATCTTCGTTAAGTCCCTGTGTACATTCTATCCAAGCGGCAAAATTAGACAGGATGGAACAGGCGTACACCTTTTATTTAAGGACATCACGCCTAGATCTTGATGATTACAATAAAGAAGTACACGAAGGTTTACACATAACCAGTATGGCTGGTACCTGGATGAGTGTTGTAGAAGGTTTTGGCGGTATGCGTATCAAAGAAGATAAACTTTCTTTTGAACCCAAAATGCCCGAAGCATGGGACGGATTTTCATTCAAAATCAATTTTAGGGGTCAAATCCTCAAGGTAAGCGTACAGAAGGAAAAAGTAGGTTTTAGCCTTGATAAAGGGGATAACCTTGATATAATCGTAAATGGTAAAAATGTTGAAGTAAAAGCAGAAGGCATTACAGAAGTATAA
- a CDS encoding GyrI-like domain-containing protein, producing the protein MKKVIALFCTILVLALCWFLFIKKYDYQISFESPYGPGTAYQEVYNLQTLNGTDSVKTVKLKDWESFNEITQMAHLKAADSIELVWHFEPMYDSISNITVRTRSTTNKFSQRLSIINPFQENDYIQELKTDLIAFRKELYNLQSSYRIDLKEQTTTSPAATCACITSTTSLKGKAGAMIATIGSIEDYMIENGLKQDGFPMLQVKHWYVPEDIITFDFCFPIAGNHKPVSGNEVFIRKIAPKKAIYGSFHGNYKLSHRAWFDLYERAKNENIAITPEPLEVYHSNPRNGGDPLTWQADIYIPLKKQ; encoded by the coding sequence ATGAAAAAAGTAATTGCCCTTTTTTGTACCATCCTTGTCCTTGCACTTTGCTGGTTTCTTTTTATCAAAAAGTATGACTATCAAATTTCATTTGAATCACCGTATGGACCGGGGACAGCTTATCAGGAAGTTTATAATCTTCAAACATTGAACGGTACAGACTCGGTCAAAACCGTAAAGCTAAAAGACTGGGAGTCCTTCAATGAAATTACGCAGATGGCACATTTAAAGGCTGCCGACTCAATCGAACTGGTATGGCATTTTGAACCTATGTATGATAGTATTTCAAACATTACGGTACGTACACGAAGTACCACAAATAAATTTTCACAGCGTTTATCCATCATCAATCCGTTTCAGGAAAATGACTATATCCAGGAACTGAAGACAGATCTTATCGCATTTAGAAAAGAACTTTATAATCTTCAGTCAAGTTACAGGATCGATTTAAAGGAGCAAACCACAACTTCACCAGCAGCTACCTGTGCGTGTATTACCTCTACGACAAGTCTTAAGGGGAAAGCCGGCGCGATGATTGCCACTATAGGCTCCATTGAGGATTATATGATCGAGAATGGACTCAAACAGGATGGTTTCCCCATGCTTCAAGTAAAGCACTGGTACGTACCGGAAGATATAATAACCTTTGATTTTTGTTTTCCCATTGCCGGTAACCATAAACCCGTTTCTGGAAATGAGGTTTTTATACGTAAAATAGCTCCTAAAAAAGCAATTTATGGCTCTTTTCACGGAAATTACAAATTATCGCACCGGGCATGGTTTGATTTGTACGAAAGGGCGAAAAACGAAAATATAGCCATTACCCCAGAACCTCTAGAAGTGTACCATAGTAATCCCAGAAACGGTGGTGACCCGCTCACCTGGCAGGCCGATATTTATATCCCCCTTAAGAAACAATAA
- a CDS encoding vanadium-dependent haloperoxidase, which produces MMLRFFGLILIITSLSCTTRDKDINITPGDYHTAQDRVTAIQVHDIFSPPVASRIYAYSNIAAYEAMLGGTEKYKSLAGQLRDLKPVPAPLDTTGLNYQLASLVAYYDVAKQLIFSEERIILFRDSLYSTWEQQNPVSFKTSKDYGMQVAAHIKEWMGKDNYAQTRTMPKFSVYSDDETRWQPTPPAYMDGIEPHWAKIRPFVIKSSDQFKPTPPPAFSMEENSDFRKEVMEVYETNNDPNGADETSKETAIAQFWDCNPYVSTHKGHLMFATKKITPGAHWMGIAKIACEKTDSDYETTVLAYTKTAIAIADGFISCWDEKYRSNLIRPETVINKYIDENWVPVLQTPPFPEYTSGHSVISGAASIALTSVFGENFSFNDDTETPYGLPIRSFTSFRAASTEAAESRLYGGIHYRAAIEKGLEQGLNLGNYVIDQLQMTTDNTIVSH; this is translated from the coding sequence ATGATGTTGCGATTTTTTGGACTTATATTGATTATCACTAGCCTCTCCTGCACGACGCGGGATAAGGACATAAATATTACACCAGGCGATTATCATACGGCTCAGGATCGTGTTACCGCCATACAGGTGCATGATATTTTCTCCCCACCGGTGGCCAGTCGCATCTATGCCTATAGCAATATTGCGGCCTACGAAGCCATGCTGGGTGGTACTGAAAAATACAAAAGCCTCGCCGGTCAATTAAGGGATCTTAAACCTGTTCCCGCACCTTTGGACACCACAGGTTTAAATTACCAGCTTGCCTCACTGGTCGCCTATTATGATGTAGCAAAGCAATTGATATTTTCAGAAGAGCGCATCATCTTGTTCCGCGATAGCTTGTATTCTACCTGGGAGCAACAAAACCCGGTCAGTTTCAAGACTTCAAAAGATTATGGAATGCAGGTGGCAGCGCACATTAAAGAATGGATGGGTAAGGACAATTATGCCCAGACCCGCACGATGCCCAAGTTCTCCGTATATTCTGACGATGAGACCCGCTGGCAGCCCACTCCCCCGGCGTATATGGATGGTATTGAACCGCACTGGGCAAAAATACGGCCCTTTGTAATTAAATCTTCAGACCAGTTCAAGCCCACGCCCCCACCCGCTTTTTCAATGGAAGAAAATTCAGATTTTCGGAAAGAGGTAATGGAAGTCTATGAAACGAACAACGATCCCAACGGCGCTGACGAAACGAGCAAAGAAACCGCTATTGCCCAATTTTGGGACTGTAATCCCTACGTATCTACCCACAAGGGCCATCTTATGTTTGCCACAAAAAAAATCACCCCTGGTGCACACTGGATGGGTATTGCGAAAATAGCGTGCGAAAAAACAGATTCTGACTATGAAACAACCGTTTTAGCCTATACAAAAACGGCTATTGCCATTGCTGATGGTTTTATAAGTTGTTGGGACGAGAAGTACCGCAGCAATCTTATAAGACCAGAAACGGTCATCAATAAATATATTGATGAGAACTGGGTTCCCGTTTTGCAAACCCCTCCATTTCCTGAATATACTAGTGGGCATTCTGTAATCTCTGGTGCTGCATCTATAGCCCTGACTTCTGTTTTTGGTGAAAACTTCAGCTTTAATGACGATACGGAAACACCTTATGGACTTCCCATAAGAAGTTTTACATCTTTTAGAGCGGCATCTACAGAAGCCGCTGAAAGCAGGTTGTACGGCGGTATACATTATCGCGCCGCGATAGAAAAAGGTTTAGAACAAGGCCTTAATCTTGGTAATTATGTTATAGACCAGTTACAAATGACCACAGATAATACCATCGTATCGCATTAA